One part of the Spirochaetota bacterium genome encodes these proteins:
- the proC gene encoding pyrroline-5-carboxylate reductase, which translates to MDLGRVSIGCIGLGNMGSAICIGLSQLLHPKSIIGYDVDSSKVKDLSQKINLYAASSIQELSDKSDVIIIAVKPNMVGTVTNEIKSKQKATLIISIAAGITLARLSEWLGDSYRIIRCMPNTPALIGEGMSVLSTVSATENDMHIAQAIFSALGKVMILPENLMDAVTAMSGSGPAYVFTFIQAMADGGIKAGLSRNDALTLAAQTVLGAAKMVLQGEEPVVLRGKVTSPGGTTIDAIHVLEKNGFSGIVMDAIEAAYKKSQKLGEK; encoded by the coding sequence ATGGATCTGGGAAGGGTATCTATTGGTTGTATTGGACTTGGTAATATGGGAAGTGCAATATGCATTGGCCTATCACAGTTATTACATCCAAAAAGCATTATTGGCTATGATGTCGATAGTTCTAAAGTAAAAGATCTTTCACAGAAAATTAATCTTTATGCTGCAAGCTCTATTCAGGAACTATCGGACAAAAGTGATGTCATTATAATAGCTGTAAAACCTAATATGGTTGGAACAGTTACCAACGAAATTAAAAGTAAACAAAAAGCTACATTGATTATTTCAATCGCCGCGGGTATTACACTTGCCAGGCTGTCAGAATGGCTTGGCGATAGTTACCGAATTATACGCTGTATGCCCAATACGCCTGCGTTAATTGGCGAAGGTATGTCAGTATTATCAACCGTTTCTGCAACCGAAAATGACATGCATATTGCGCAGGCTATTTTTAGCGCATTAGGCAAAGTAATGATATTGCCTGAGAACCTTATGGATGCAGTTACAGCAATGTCAGGCAGTGGACCTGCGTATGTCTTTACGTTTATCCAGGCAATGGCTGATGGTGGAATTAAAGCAGGATTATCTCGTAATGACGCACTGACCTTAGCTGCGCAAACTGTTCTTGGTGCAGCAAAAATGGTTTTGCAGGGCGAAGAGCCAGTAGTACTAAGAGGTAAAGTTACTTCACCTGGCGGAACTACCATTGATGCCATTCATGTACTGGAAAAAAACGGATTTTCCGGTATTGTCATGGATGCAATTGAGGCTGCCTATAAAAAATCACAAAAATTGGGGGAAAAGTAA
- a CDS encoding YggS family pyridoxal phosphate-dependent enzyme translates to MSIIDNYRQLLQKIDLIARQCNRNPAEISIIAVSKTFPAQTIQEAIDQGITLFGENRVQEAKAKIPQLQGTFSFHLVGHLQSNKAKDAVRLFECIHSIDKLSTAIEVDKEAKKINKIQNILIEVNTSGEPSKFGVEPEKAFELCKGILELHNINCIGFMTVGPLTDNRDRIRESFRTLRVLKEEINNKLNITLKELSMGMSGDFDIAIEEGATMVRIGTAIFGQRIS, encoded by the coding sequence ATGAGTATTATTGATAACTACAGACAATTATTACAAAAAATTGATCTCATCGCCAGGCAATGTAATAGAAATCCTGCTGAGATTTCTATTATTGCAGTCAGTAAAACATTTCCTGCTCAAACCATTCAAGAAGCTATTGATCAAGGAATAACCCTATTTGGCGAAAATCGAGTTCAGGAAGCAAAAGCAAAAATCCCACAGTTACAGGGCACATTTAGCTTCCATCTTGTTGGTCACCTGCAATCAAATAAAGCAAAAGATGCCGTCAGGTTATTTGAGTGCATACACTCCATTGACAAGCTTTCAACTGCAATTGAGGTTGACAAAGAAGCTAAAAAGATTAATAAAATACAAAATATTCTTATTGAAGTAAATACTTCAGGTGAACCATCAAAATTTGGTGTTGAACCTGAAAAAGCGTTTGAATTGTGCAAAGGTATTCTGGAGCTGCATAATATTAATTGCATTGGCTTTATGACAGTAGGCCCATTAACCGACAATCGTGATAGGATACGAGAATCATTTAGAACATTGAGGGTCTTGAAAGAAGAAATAAACAATAAATTGAATATAACTTTGAAGGAATTGTCAATGGGAATGTCGGGGGATTTTGACATAGCTATTGAGGAAGGTGCCACTATGGTGCGTATTGGCACTGCAATTTTTGGACAAAGGATATCGTAA
- a CDS encoding HD domain-containing phosphohydrolase — translation MPLLVDIFMALSKSIDLVDHDIGSHNKRVAYIAGRLCHNIGLSADEITKTVVAAALHDIGVLKETDYKELVDFNYKGGIDYHSLMGYRLLDSCQMTKDIAPIVLYHHTLYTEKQHIENTGTVPLAAEIIHLADRVDVCIEYKNDVLSQKDHVCKTIREYSGDRFNPDIVRSFIQLANQESFWFDLQFNNIEKSLKGYIFYDPFLSLEQIHSIALLFTKIIDFRSRFTATHSTSVAMVAKELGKLLNFSPRECLMLDIAGHLHDIGKLAIPLSILEKPDKLTSNEWRIMKQHTYFTYRILDEIDNTVLKIINEWAALHHEKMDGSGYPFKTPGEDLSVGSRIMAVADMFTALAESRPYRDSMDDDMIIQELQKAKNNTLDGNVVDVLIKNYDALKDIRSNAFCEAMQQFESLFDSI, via the coding sequence ATGCCACTTCTTGTTGACATCTTTATGGCACTTTCTAAATCAATTGATTTAGTAGATCATGATATTGGAAGCCATAATAAACGGGTTGCATATATCGCTGGTAGATTATGCCATAATATAGGACTTTCCGCTGATGAAATAACAAAAACAGTTGTTGCTGCTGCATTACATGATATAGGTGTTTTAAAAGAAACCGATTACAAAGAATTGGTTGATTTTAACTACAAAGGTGGAATTGACTATCATAGTTTAATGGGCTATCGTTTACTTGATTCTTGCCAGATGACAAAAGATATAGCCCCTATTGTATTATATCATCATACATTGTATACTGAAAAACAACATATTGAAAATACTGGTACAGTACCATTAGCTGCTGAAATAATTCACCTTGCAGATAGAGTTGATGTCTGTATAGAGTATAAAAACGATGTGTTGAGTCAAAAAGATCATGTGTGCAAAACCATCCGTGAGTATTCAGGGGATAGATTTAATCCTGATATAGTTCGCAGTTTCATACAATTAGCAAATCAGGAGTCATTCTGGTTTGATTTACAGTTTAACAATATTGAAAAAAGCTTAAAAGGTTATATATTTTATGACCCTTTTCTTAGTTTAGAACAAATACATAGCATTGCATTACTTTTCACAAAAATAATAGATTTTAGAAGCAGATTTACTGCAACACATTCAACATCAGTAGCAATGGTTGCCAAAGAATTAGGGAAACTACTCAATTTTTCACCACGCGAATGTCTCATGCTTGACATAGCCGGTCACCTCCATGATATAGGGAAGCTGGCAATTCCATTATCGATACTGGAAAAACCAGATAAACTTACATCAAATGAATGGCGAATAATGAAACAACATACGTATTTTACCTATAGAATTCTTGATGAGATAGATAATACAGTGTTAAAGATTATAAATGAATGGGCAGCATTACACCATGAAAAAATGGATGGGAGTGGCTATCCATTTAAAACTCCTGGTGAAGATTTAAGTGTGGGTTCACGTATAATGGCAGTGGCTGATATGTTTACTGCATTAGCAGAATCACGTCCATATAGAGATTCAATGGATGATGATATGATTATACAAGAGTTACAAAAAGCTAAAAATAATACCCTTGATGGTAATGTGGTGGATGTCTTAATTAAAAATTATGATGCCTTGAAGGATATACGTTCTAATGCCTTTTGTGAGGCAATGCAACAATTTGAAAGTTTATTTGACTCAATTTAA